A stretch of DNA from Rhizobium sp. N324:
CGCTGAAATATGTAGCGCGGGTTGCGAAAGGTTCAAAGTGCCCATGATTTTGATGCAGGTGAGGGTCCTCACATTCAAAGTCATACACGTGCCGTTTTCTTGAAAATATGGGAAATATGGAATATATGGAAATAAAGAACGGAGATGATCCCATGCGACAATTCACGACAGGCGACCTCAATAAGCAGGTCGGCGATGTCACCGATGCTGCGAGCCGGGAGCCGGTCGTTCTCACCCGGCATAACAAGCCGCGTTTTGTGCTCATGAGCTATGAGCACTTCGAGCGGATGCGCAGCGGCATGGACCCGCGTCGTGCCCATCACATCTCGGAGATGCCGGACGAACATGCCGAGTTGTTCGGCGAGGCGATCGAGCGGCTGGCGAAGGGTGAAGGCTACGACGATGAGCCGTGAGTTTCGCCCTGGGGAAGTGATATCCTATCCCTATCTCTGGGCACGGCAGCAGCAGCGTGGCGAAACGGAAGGGCGCAAACAGCGACCAGTTTGTGTCGTTGTCGCAATCCGCAGTGCGGGCGATGGAAAGACGCACCTTGTGCTTCTGGCGATTACCACGCAGCCACCGCAGGCGGGGAGGATTGCCCTGGAAATTCCCGATATCGAGCGTCGGCGTGCCGGTCTTGGGGATCTCAAGCAGAGCTGGATCGTCATAGACGAATATAATTACGATATTGTCGAGCAGTCCTGGTACATCGAGCCTCATCAGGAGGCTCTTGGCCGCTTCAGCAAATCCTTTGTGATGAAGATTGCCGCCTTGTTCGCGAAAGCGCGAAGCCAGTCAGGTCAAGTTAAGCGGTTCGACTGACTTAGCTCTGATTTTCCAATTCCTCTCGCCGGAATGTCTCCGGGCTCTTGCCCATCCATTTCCGGAAGGCCCGGAAGAAGGCGCTGGGTTCGGAATAACCGAGCAGCACGGCGATCTCGCCGATTGTCTTGGTTGAGTTCAGCAGAAGCTCGACAGCCAGATCGCGGCGGATGTCGTCCTTGATGGCGGCATAGCTTTGTCCCTCGTCGTGCAGGCGGTGGCGGAGTGTGGAGGAGGGCATGCGCATATCGGCGGCAAGTGCGGCAAAACTCGTCCAGGCAGCCGGCGTCGCCTGGTTCAAGCGCCGGCGGACGGCGGCGGCGATGCCGGCGTCGTAGCGGTACCGCACCAGTATATTGGCGGGCGCACCGCGCAGGAACTGCTTCAGCGCCTGTTCGCTGCGGGAAATCGGCAGGTCGAGCATGGTGCTGTCGAAGCCGAGCCGGCTGATCGATTGCGAGAAACGCACCGGCGCGCCGAAGAAGAGCCGGTAGTCGGCCCCTTGTTTGGGTTCGGCGCAGCGGAAATCGACGAGGCGAATCGGGACGCGCCGCCCGACCAGCCAGCAGATGATGCCGTGCAGGATGATCCAGTAGGTTCGATAGGCGAAGGCCGAACGCGGGCCGCCGGCATTCCTGAGTTCGACTTGGGCGAGACCATCGCGGATGACGAGCTGCCCCCGGGGGTCGTCGAGCACGACAGCGAGGAAGCGCAGCGCCCGGCGCAGCGCATGACCGAGCGTCGGCGCGTGCAGCACGCAATGGCAGAGCAATGTGAAACTGCCACTGCGCATCGGGCGGGCGCCCATACCAAAGAATTCGTCGTCGAGTTCGGCAGCGATTGCCAGCCAGAGCGCGCCGTAGGTTTCGGCCGAAACCGGATGTTCAACGAGAGATGGCAGGCCGACCTGCGCAAGGATCGGCTCCGTCGGCTTGCCGAGCCGCCGCAGGCTGTCCAGCGCCTCCTCCACAAAACCCGGCGCGATCATGCGTCGCTCGATCTCGGCCATGCCGGTCCTCTCTATGGCAAAACTGTCCGAAATTATGGAGCAGTTCTGTCATCGCTTGCAACAGGTGGAGCGAATAGAATCGCTGCTGCCGGTTGCGTCTGGAGGAGGGCGTCTGCCGGGAGGGAGGACCGGATTCATGCTGATCCCAGGAGCAAGTTTCATCGTCACCGGCGGCGGCTCAGGCCTGGGCGCGGCCACGGTGCGCGCGATTGTCGAGGCCGGCGGGCGCGTGACGATCGCCGATCTCAATGCGGGAGCGGGCGAAGAGATTGCCCGGGAATTCGGGAACGAGGTTCGCTTCGTCAAGGCCGATGTGACCGATGGCGAGGAAGGAGCTGGAGTGGTTGCCGCTGCGGTCGAAGCCTTCGGCGGCTTGCGCGGATTGGTGAATTGCGCCGGTGTCGCGCCGGCCGAAAAGGTGATCGGCCGCGACGGGCCGCATCGGCTGGAGAGTTTTGCGCGCACGCTCGGCATCAATCTCGTCGGCACGTTCAACATGATTCGGCTTGCCGCAGCCGCAATCCGGAGCATGGAGCCGGATGCCGAAGGCGAACGCGGCGTCATCGTCAACACGGCTTCGGTTGCCGCCTTCGACGGCCAGATCGGCCAGGCCGCCTATGCCGCCTCCAAGGGCGGGGTGGCGGCGATGACCTTACCGATCGCCCGTGAACTTGCCCGGCACGGCATCCGGGTCGTGTCGATCGCGCCCGGCATTTTCGAGACGCCGATGATGGCTGACATGCCGGCGGAGGTGCAGGAAGCGCTCGGCAAGAGCGTGCCCTTTCCGCCGCGGCTCGGCCGGCCGGCGGAATTTGCCGGGCTGGTACGCCATATCTTTGAAAACAACATGCTGAACGGCGAGGTCATCCGCCTCGACGGCGCATTGCGGATGGGGGCGCGGTGAGCGTCGCCCGAGGAGGGAAGATGGCATTGCAGGACCCTATCGTCATCGTCGGTGCGGCGCGCACCCCGATCGGCAGCTTTCAGGGAGAGCTGAAGGAGGCGGCCGCGCCCGAGCTTGGCGCAACGGCGATCCGCGCGGCACTTGATCGCAGCCGCGTCGAGGCCGCGGCGATCG
This window harbors:
- a CDS encoding 3-hydroxyacyl-CoA dehydrogenase — encoded protein: MLIPGASFIVTGGGSGLGAATVRAIVEAGGRVTIADLNAGAGEEIAREFGNEVRFVKADVTDGEEGAGVVAAAVEAFGGLRGLVNCAGVAPAEKVIGRDGPHRLESFARTLGINLVGTFNMIRLAAAAIRSMEPDAEGERGVIVNTASVAAFDGQIGQAAYAASKGGVAAMTLPIARELARHGIRVVSIAPGIFETPMMADMPAEVQEALGKSVPFPPRLGRPAEFAGLVRHIFENNMLNGEVIRLDGALRMGAR
- a CDS encoding AraC family transcriptional regulator, with translation MAEIERRMIAPGFVEEALDSLRRLGKPTEPILAQVGLPSLVEHPVSAETYGALWLAIAAELDDEFFGMGARPMRSGSFTLLCHCVLHAPTLGHALRRALRFLAVVLDDPRGQLVIRDGLAQVELRNAGGPRSAFAYRTYWIILHGIICWLVGRRVPIRLVDFRCAEPKQGADYRLFFGAPVRFSQSISRLGFDSTMLDLPISRSEQALKQFLRGAPANILVRYRYDAGIAAAVRRRLNQATPAAWTSFAALAADMRMPSSTLRHRLHDEGQSYAAIKDDIRRDLAVELLLNSTKTIGEIAVLLGYSEPSAFFRAFRKWMGKSPETFRREELENQS
- a CDS encoding type II toxin-antitoxin system prevent-host-death family antitoxin yields the protein MRQFTTGDLNKQVGDVTDAASREPVVLTRHNKPRFVLMSYEHFERMRSGMDPRRAHHISEMPDEHAELFGEAIERLAKGEGYDDEP